catgttctttataggatatctgatggatgatgatataatatttaaaacatgTTTTTGagcacctctttatagtatagatgatggatgactttatactataaagttgattttgatatatatatatatatatatatatatatatatatatatatatatatatatatgttcaatggttttgtgcgTATCTAGTGGTCACTATGTGCCTGTTTGGCAATGATGATTATATTGGCTTCGAGCCGAGCGTAGGTTGGgccttgatgcgaaaattaacttaacacacaaattaaactctcttgtatcaattgtagtaaagaatgtaagtagggatcgttctggaccggggattaggagggcttgctaataacctctaaactgacttaaaaacatataaacaaagttaaaaacactaaactagactcaaagaactcaaaacaactaATTAGattcaaactagacactaagaatgactttggacgaaaattggttttaacttaactcaaaacacttaaaaacagaactaggacatattctaactaattagacactctaaagtaaagggggatttggttttggatgaatttaagtaaaaacaagtaactaaagacttaaaacagattttggacgaatttggtgatttgaatggatgatgggctagctaaaaggtctttctccacacatgacacacttgcatataaaacgatttccagttacttttcaataaaccatgaacctcaacaccccagattaattaggtacgcttaaattaatcctcatattttcctaatttcattgaattggatgattgcatacaacaacccaaagcattccccacaagttccctacatgaattgcataatagagatacaagtaagaatcattaagttctataaaaatcataagcattgacgaaacacttataactatgaattgcatgaaacttatgccaagaatttactcaacacggttgtgacgaacaacctttactacttgtgaatataagttcataacgattatgtgaaactcccttatatcctagcatcatatttatgcatggaaattaagcgtgcactctcaaccaacatacacaaatcagttttaattcaaatggataagtaaattgaattcacaacttatgaatcacaactgaaagtaatcaaatcatattgcaagcatgaacatggtttcgaattccccctagctacggggggtttagtttctcatacttacaaagcaaagataaacaaatttagacattgaaaacaaaagaaagaaaacacctaaacgctccaacgatccaagttggacatcaagcacatccaagcactttccttcccttcctttgctatggcacaaggtgttggtgagtgtttgaaggtttgtttgtatggaggaatggatgtgaggaTGAATGgaagtgtttggatgaaggttgtatcgaaatggggatgaattctTTAGCAAAAACTAAGctctatggctgccacacacacttccttttatagaggaagtgcaaggcaaggaaggtgaattggtggtgtgtgcaatgattcaagggtgaaaatgaagtaatgatgcaaagcatggggggtaaaatggagtggtgttgcagcaatgagtgcaaggagtggtgttgaaatgattcaaaggtgaaagtgaagtgatgatgcaaagcatggggggtaaaatggagtggtgttgcagctagggaacatgaatgattatgcacatggtagagaaaggaaagggaggtggaatggtgaaGAAACGAGTCAAGGGTGAAGCAAGAGTCATGATGCATGGCATgagaatccaaagggagtgcaatggtgcatgaatgagtgcaatgattcaatgtaatgatacatgaaatctgaaatgatggagggaacaaggaatggtgcagCCATGAGTGCATGGAATGGAGGTTTAAAGtggaatgatggagggaacaaggatgGTGCAACCATGAGTGAATGAAATGGTGTATGAAATGATTGCATGAAGGTGAAAGGGAGTGTGAAATTCGGCAGAAATTGTAGGATagatttaggaatgtgttttgaggcaCAAAATAGGTAAGGATCCTCTCCCTTAGCATGGCAAGGATTAAAACAAAAGGGTAATGcaattttgggtcagaaaataggcaagaaatgATGTAGGGTGCGGCTGGTTGCTTAAAGAAAAGGGGAATGTGaattagaaaaaagaaaataggaaagaaacAACCTCCTTCACGGCAATGAGTTAAATGGTGCAAGGAACCTTTGGTTTGTGTCCTAAAATACATAGGGgaccttcaatgttgctggcacttagggacatttaggattaggaaaggttaaatcaaaataaggtaatcttgactcatgtttcttctttggttgctgagctctttgtcctttttaaattaattattcgttctctttaacacattcctagcctctttagtcttcaatttcgtccatctacTTAGGTCCAAGCATGTGTTATTCATtctaagcccaaaactgctccaaaaggctacAAAATGcacctttttgcatactttgtccttagaacttgaaattgcacgaaaatgactttaaacactaaaacaactaaggaataacaatataaatgcatgagaacaagctaactcagtcgcataaatatgctcctatcaggccTTTTTGGCAAATGATACTGATATGCCTGTTTGGCAAATGATATACATGCCTGTTTGGCAAATGATACTGTTTTGCCTGTTTGGCAAGTGATACTGATATGCCTATTTGACAAATGATATACATGGCTGTTTGGCAAATGATACTGATATGCCTGTTTGGCAAGTGATAGATATGCATGTTTGGCAAGTGATATTGATATGCCTGTTTGGCAAGTGATACTGTTATGCCTGTTTGGCAAGTGATAAATATGCCTGTTTGGCAAATGAAGATTACTGATACTGATACCACTAGCAGCACACTATGTACGAGACATGTTTTAtggaaaggttttatggcatgctagtgttttggaaaacctattattatattatactattaagttttcataaaacctgggggttagtatgttgataactgtttcagTATtattatatatcaacttggtccactcatgtttgttttgcgcccccttcaggacttagaatcgaggcatacaatcctggcgtcaaggcacttccgtatcggcatcttcgagtcctctcggtatAGGACCCATtcatttattcattcaattttacatTGTTTTCTTATTAGTGTTCtaaattagttgtatgctctgaacacattccttatttgcatattcattatatttaaattcataAGTCTTATTTAattcttgttctcatgcatttctaaatggctttcgtcacctctTGGGTGTCGGCTAGCATGTGACCATCCCAATTTCCCTGAGGACATCGGGATCGGAGCGTGTCACCTCCAAGATATAGTGGTgtttccaacggtaaagacataacccgtttgggAACGTGCCTTATATGGGTCAGACAGATATCCAGCAtctgcgtaaccaacaaggcaaGAATCAATCCGAGAATCGCTAAGGTTGACAACACTTGAAGATTCGTgggtatagaacaagcccaaatctgtcgtacccttgaggtagcAAAAAATATCTTTAACACAATTCCAGTGCCTAGGTGTGGGCGCATTGTTGTATCTAAcaaaaagattaacagcgaatgaGATGGCGGGTCTAATGCATTGagtcaagtacaataaagccccaattgcacttaggtatggaacttcgggttccaaaatctcttcctcatcttcctttggatggaagggatctcgtttagcatctagagtccgaaTGACCATAGGTGTActtgaaggcttcgctttatcctcattaaaacgtcgCACTACCTTCTGCGtatagttcgattgatgtactaggattccatcagAATAATGCTTGATCTCTAGGCCAAGACAATAtcaagttttcccaagatctttcatctcaaatttcgatTTCAAGTGCGcggcaatttcctcaagctttgTGGGAGTTTCAATGAGGTtaatgtcatcgacataaactgcaacgattgcaaatttggaatgtgacttctttatgaacacacatgggcataattcgttgttcatataaccctgacttgtcaaatattcactcaagcggttataccacatccgcccagattgtttcaatccgtagagtgaCATCCTCAATCTAATATATAGAgtgttccgtggtctagaactatttgaaccagtcaatggaagtccttctggaactttcatgtatatttccGTATCTAGATCCTTATAAAGATAAgcggttaccacgtccataagctacatattcagtttttcagaaactaccaaactgataaggtagcggaaCGTTATGACGTCCATTACGGGGGGATACGTCTCCTCATAATTCCCAGGGCgctgagagaagccttgcgctacGAGGCCTGCTTTGTATCGTACTATTTCAttattctcattacgcttcctcatgaaaacccacttgtagccaacgagcTTTACATGTGGAGGAGTAAGAACTACGTGCCCAAACACTTTatgtttcgcaagtgaatcgagttcgacctagattgcttgtttccagtttgaccaatttgttctacgtcgacattcatcaacggaacgtggttcaatgtcatcgctaagcatgatgtcagtagctactgagtacgtaaatgcatcgtcgacgatcatctcattcctatttcaaacctcatccaatactgcgTAGTAGACTGAAATCTCACAATTCTCAGGAGGCCGATTTGTCTCGTCTAAGATATCACTGTaactagaataacctcatgtgtTGGAACAGATGAGTGAGTGATGTTCGGATTCAAACTAGGATCACTAGTTGGTGCCGATTTCCTCTTtcggggttgtgaatcctttgaaccaaggggtctgccacgcttcagggtcggagcagatgattggctagccaccaATGTACCATGCCGCGTGGAAGGTGCGGCCTCCCCACCTTCGGGGACGGTCCAGCCTTCCCAGGCGGGATGGTGACGTACACGGGGtacatcaattcttgcaggtgTGTTTTGCAGCGTGTATATGTaatcttgtcacctttgctagatcggtaaaagcatctggcatgctctgagtaTGAGTATCActtcactttctttttcttcctctttgtgTAGTGATTTTACTTTTAATTGTCTAAATGGTACTATACCAAAACAATGgggtgtgtttgtaccatacttgaccaatcctgaaactactgagcaccagttaacattataccgtcaaggacccagaagagtttccctccaaccaggaggccaatcatagcgcgacatgtgtcgacatcagaagccaatcatagcgcgacatgtgtcaacatcagaagccaatcacaacacgacacgtgtcaatgttagaatgaaactagaaactctcttctataaatagagatcattctctcacaatatttcctaatgtcatttgtactaaatcattcactagtactcacaaaatgagagcttgaacctatgtacttgtgtaaacccttcacaattaataagaactcatctactccgtggacgtagccaatctgggtgaaccacgtacatcttgtgtttgcttctctgtctctatccatttacatacttatccacactagtgaccggagcaatctagtgaaggtcacaaacttaacattttctgttgtaccaaagtcctcactgattttgtgcatcaacatttggcgccgtctgtgggaatgacacttattcccactctcttcagctttgtcaagctggtttccaccattcatacactctTTTTTAACCAagtatccctctccaacatggggagcgaatgaAGTCACAACACacaaaatgacacccctcttgcacctagtgcgaagcaacgaaagaagaaaggaaagagggttgctcttcaagctaaagtcgatgagctagaagctcagaacaacaagatagcaatgaagaatgaggtcctccatgagcagtatgagaagctctttgagacgctccacgaaactatgcgtactcaaacacgcgagcttgttgcccctgtggacatcaaccatcatctgggtgccccccaacacggagggtcaccttccttcgacatgggtatccttgatgaggagcgagctaatcatcaaaacattgatcaacatgagacttctctcaacccagctgcttcaacccaaagtatgagaagtggaggaagacacctcattgtagaagggttggaaggatcgaaaaccgtttatcgtgactgccgagatttcctaaagcaacgtcgagagaatcccctccacatatgctcaaagatcaatgacccaagggtttctaaaagactcgatcccttcccacgacccaggccagctgccaatctagggaaggaagacatgtcctagaggaacatgaaggtacaggggactctgaggtattccgacagactcgccctagaattcagtacggcgagtccaaggaaaaatcacacgcctttgctcaaactttcctacttccaagaggcgatgaagACTTACGGAAAAAAAATcctagtggtacatgactccactcaagacccccttgtcctacagctcattgaggaagtaaacaagttgaaggtcgaacgtcaggccgagatacctaactggaaccaacccaggtttggccctctcacaaggaggatcctcgacacccccttcaagcgaagaccaaacaaaagcttggtttacaactctatactggaagggaggacccaattgaacaccttaacctttttgagtccaccatggcatattggatgcacaccgacgaagagcgttgtcttctcttcccctccaccctctctggcggagctctaaacgggtattgccgtcttccacctaagacaatagactcatttgaggaactgaggaaactgtttgtctctcaacatatCCTATAGACTGAtggcttgcattctgcagatgacttgtacactattcgccagaagccggacgagtcactacgagagtatgctggtcatttcagccatgagtattgtcgctgcgctgaggcagatgataagaccgccctcaaggcattcacggcaggcctacgtgattgtttcttcaagtacatgatcaatgccaacacctggaagacttactctgaggtgatggcataggcttacaaccatgtcCCCACCGAGGTAAAgaaatatcaagggaaaccgcccacaaccaccccttatcagcaagtagggagtggaagccagatccaaccaaatgagaagacctcgaccttccaaacggcaacggtgcctccccctgccttacttaatactttgccatgTCAACAAACATATTAATCTTagggcaaaaagaaagatttccatcctcaccagtctcattttagtaaaaggagtaagagacactaccgcgataactagggtatcgccatgataatccccgaccccagtcagtcaacacagtgggtcaagcacgtgtcaggacagcccctaccccgaggtatgaggcatacacacctttgaacgccacatgcgtggccatttactccagtatagcacacttgataccgaagccaaagccgaggcattcggattacaagcccacgaagaacacgggcacgttttgctgctaccacgagcataacggccatgacggcgagaagtgtatcacccttcgtgatcatattgaagctttggcacgtgaaagaaaaattgatcaattcctccttcacctttcaaggggtaaccgtaaccaacgcccgatgaatgtgatatattccataagtggtggcacacccatatctaaatcttccaacagggccatgaaaaatagtgaacgagctttaaggtctggacaccaagtgtttcacgtggaggacatcaggggaggtaagtatcaaaagcctaactgggatccaatatgtttctaccctgaggaagaaagaggtatcatctaccctcacaacgacccactgattgtggaaacccacatagccaactttgaagtacgacgaatcctggtagacacggaggcttcggtcaatatcatgttcgctgaagctttcagggcacttaatgtagctgaacacttgctcgatcgctcgatttcccctctgataagcttctccggtgatatcatgcaacctttggggagcatacacatacctttcaccattggtacaggcccttacacaactaccattaccactaacttcctgatggttgattgcccaacaacatacaatgtcatcttcagacgcacaggcatcaatgatctcaaggccatggtatccacacatatgttgttgatgaaatttccaaccctctatggcaatggttacatcagagaagatcaacttagtgcacgatcatgttacaacacttcggtcaaacaacaacacctgcctgtgcccaaggaaaccctttctatacgtGACCAAGTCCTAAACACCAGCCcaaacgaagccaacttggatcttcacggtggcaacagtcaacctgacgatcatcgagatgactctttcacccagcaagcacaacccgctgaagagttagagaacgtctctatctcaaaagattatccggatcgcatggtgaagattggcaccaccttgtcaccactcattcggttggcattgatttcttttttgcaagagaacactgcgGTCTtagcctggtcatacgaggacatgccaggcatctttcccgatatcatctgtcatcgcttaattATTAACCCccagaccaagccagtgagacagaagcgaagatcttatgacgctgaacagtacgaggcaatgaaggcagaagttgaaaacctcaaaggcataggctttatccgcgaagtcaattatccaacgtgggtagcaaatgttgtccttgttaagaagaatctgaccaaggaaagtctcatgctccaaaaggtcttgtggagaatgtgtgtcgattacaccgacctaaacaaaggatgcccgaaagatagctttcctcttcctctcatagacagacttatagactctacggtagGGTATGAACTTTTGAGTTTCATGGAtacttactcaggatacaaccaaatcctcatgaaccttttggaccaagaacacacagccttcactgctgacaagggactatattgctataaagtcatgcccttcggcctaaagaatgcaggagcaacttatcagagactggtcaattcaatgtttgccgaatagattgggaagagcatggaagtttaccttaatgatatgctagtcaagagcaaacatgctgaccaataCATCACCAagctatctgaaactttcaccattctgaagggGTATcgatgaggttgaaccccaacaaatgtgcctttggcgtaggttctggcaaattcttaggcttcatgataagccaaggaggcattgaggctaatcccgagaagatcaaagcaatcctcgacatgaaggaaccggtaacttcaaaagacatccaaagccttactagcaaggtggcagccttaactaggttcatctctaaggccacaaacagatgtgctcatttctttaaagtacttaagggaagtaagaagtacattacatggactgatgaatgtgctgagccattcaagaacctcaaagactataTAAGTAAAGCccttctgctctccaaacctgaggttggtgacactctcattatctatctatcggtatcgccttcagcagtaagttccgttctcattccaaatgatggtaatgttgaACGACCTAtttactacgctagcaaggccttacaagatgcggagacacgatactccaacattgagaaattggctctagcattggtcatgtctgctcgaaaacttcgcccttacttccaagcatactccgtcatcgtgcttaccaatcatcctcttcaacagatactccaaagtcctgacacttctgggcgaatgatcaaatgggcgatagcattgggtgagtttgacatctcctaccaaccaaagccagttgagaagggccaagcagtggcagacttcatcgccgacttcacatatcctgtcgacattgtttctatgcctaaaaaagtggtttcattaccctttgAAGCTCataaaatagaaccaacagccccatcatggagtctatatgttgatggctcgtccaaccaacagggttgtggagcaagactagtccttacgacccctgacagagtgatggagtatgctcttcgtttcaaattcaaggcgtcgaacaatgaggccgaatatgaagccctcctagcaggcttacgtttggccgaACACCTTgaggttaaacgaattgatatcttcagtgactcccaattggtggttaaccaggtcaccaacaactttgatcctaaggatagctccatgacAGCATatttggcacaaacacaattgttgttcaagcacttccactaccagatcacccaaattcctcgagcggcaaacaatcatgcagatgctttggctcgcctcgcctcagcggtgaaagacaagattgggagaaaaattcaggtcgaattgttggcagcaccaagcatcaTGGTtgcagaagtgtgcaacttacaacagggggattgttggattaccccaatttatagattccttgctcatggcacccttccaaatgacaaagtccaagctaagcagattcgatacaaggctacccgttacttgatcattaatgaccaactctacaagcggggttttaacctaccatacctaagatgccttacgcctgcATAAGCGGAAACTATCCttcaggaaatacatgaaggagtttgcggagatcatgctggttctcgatccctagcacacaaggcttttcgccaaggatgttactggccaacactccactaagatgccatcagaatatcccgctcatgtgataagtgtcaacgttacgcaactattcctcactcccctcccgagtcgctcactcctatgatcagcccttggcccttcacccaatggggacttgatttgattggcccaatgcttgcagggaagggcaaggttcgctatgcaatcgttgcagttgactacttcacaaagtgggccgaaatAGAACCCTTAGCAACCATTActaaggcaaaaatagaagacttcgtatggaagaacatcctttgcagattcggcattcccaatgcgatagtcactgacaacgggcgacagttggacaacaataagttcatgatgttctgctctaagttcaacatcaacttatgttttgcctccccagtctaatggacaagttgaagccatcaacaaaataatcaaacgaactttgaaaaccagcttagacaaggctaaaggttgttggccagaatttgtaccccaagttctttagtCATACCGCatttcgtatcggacatcaacaggagaaaccccattctcacttgcctttggtacagaggcagttgtctaagttgagcttgagcaagcaacgttccgagtctagaactatgtgcaaagcgaaaatgacaaacaacttaccctcaacttagatctagtcgaggaacacagaaaccaggctcacttgaggaatgtcgcctacaagcagtgcatctccaactactatgactcaagtgTCAAACCTCGTtatttcaaagtgggggactgggtattgaagaaaagattactttgcGACAGAGTCTCgaatgaaggaacacttagtccaaactgggatggaccgtttgaagttgttggcatcagtcgccttggctcttacaagcttagaagctccaatggcaagacctttggccatccatggaacgctga
This genomic interval from Malus domestica chromosome 05, GDT2T_hap1 contains the following:
- the LOC139196120 gene encoding secreted RxLR effector protein 161-like produces the protein MVIRTLDAKRDPFHPKEDEEEILEPEVPYLSAIGALLYLTQCIRPAISFAVNLFVRYNNAPTPRHWNCVKDIFCYLKGTTDLGLFYTHESSSVVNLSDSRIDSCLVGYADAGYLSDPYKARSQTGYVFTVGNTTISWR